Proteins from one Pagrus major chromosome 1, Pma_NU_1.0 genomic window:
- the LOC141003901 gene encoding uncharacterized protein codes for MKSVLSVCCVLSLLTLSAADLLVGSSLHDEEPLVHLQLQQPEGDLFSCGCDVTEEHASQSSSNDTPAPERTICQPCTKPPSALETEEEPASTSEHVEEEETAPVEEDASSEQITSDGEGLLEEATSQEEVEEQEVTSEEEAEAEPVEEAESVEDESVEEQEVAEEVASSEEEENVAEVEEEEEKTAEGEQEEEVIEPQEEVSEEEEPAAEHEETVEEPEGEDTQEDTEAVAEEETVEATIAEEEVAVTESEPEEEPAEHHQADSEPEETELEATAEPEPEPEPEVESEPEPEPAPEVESEPEPEQEPEVESEPEVESEPEPEQEPEVESEPEVESEPEPEQEPEVESEPELTAEPEIEVVAEPEPEVVAEPEVVPELEPEPEVVPEVEPEPVVEEVTPESVEAVTVEIKPVETTVEEVPVVEEALVEDVTVEEVPAEKPAQSQAKEHEEAVSAGPALRDRSHIEDTLRLAAAEPSAELSAAMKKLLNIYHTAIKPMEQAFKYNELRQHEVTDGEITSKPMVLFLGPWSVGKSSMINYLLGLHGTSQGLYTGAEPTTSEYTVLMHGEKSRTVEGIVMAADSSRSFSPLEKFGQGFLERLVGIEMPHKLLETVTFVDTPGIIENRKQQERGYPYSEVCQWFIDRADLIFLVFDPTKLDVGGELEMLFRQMKGRESQIRLILNKADSLSTQDLMRVYGALFWSMAPLINVTEPPRVYVSSFWPLDYAADTSRELFMKEETSLLEDLNQVIENQIENKIAFIRQHGIRVRIHALLVDRYLQTYYDKLGWFSDPHEVFQDIVNDPDKYYIFKSILAKTNVSKFDLPNKEAYQDFFGVNPVSSFKQLSYHCSWTSGCLLEKIERAISHELPALLSSVSKAADTPAPAKAAPSPPPPLPGTCEGSGCEEKPRNRWRKQ; via the exons ATGAagtctgtgctgtctgtgtgctgCGTGCTGTCTCTGCTGACCCTGTCTGCTGCAG ATCTCCTGGTAGGGTCCTCCCTCCATGATGAGGAGCCTCTGGTGCatctgcagctccagcagccaGAGGGAGACCTCTTCTCCTGTGGATGTGACGTAACGGAGGAGCACGCCAGTCAGAGCTCCTCCAATGACACGCCGGCCCCGGAGAGGACCATATGCCAGCCCTGCACCAAACCTCCTTCCGCTTTAGAGACTGAAGAAGAGCCAGCTTCTACCTCAGAgcatgtggaggaggaggaaacagctcCTGTGGAGGAGGATGCTTCTTCTGAACAGATAACAAGTGATGGAGAAGGACTGCTGGAGGAGGCGACTTCCCAGGAAGAGGTAGAAGAACAGGAGGTGACATctgaggaggaggctgaggcAGAGCCCGTGGAGGAGGCTGAGTCAGTGGAGGATGAAAGTGTGGAGGAGCAGGAAGTAGCCGAGGAGGTAGCATcatctgaagaggaggagaatgtAGCTGAggttgaggaagaggaggagaaaactgCGGAaggagagcaggaagaggaagtgatTGAACCTCAGGAAGAAGTTTCAGAAGAGGAAGAACCTGCTGCTGAACATGAAGAAACTGTTGAGGAACCTGAAGGTGAGGACACACAGGAGGATACAGAGGCAGTAGCTGAGGAGGAAACCGTGGAAGCTACCATTGCTGAGGAGGAGGTTGCAGTGACTGAATCTGAACCAGAAGAGGAACCAGCTGAGCATCATCAAGCAGACTCAGAACCTGAGGAAACAGAGCTAGAAGCAACAGCAGAGCCGGAgcctgaaccagaaccagaggtTGAATCAGAGCCGGAGCCTGAACCAGCGCCAGAGGTTGAATCAGAACCAGAGCCTGAACAAGAACCAGAGGTTGAATCAGAACCAGAGGTTGAATCAGAACCAGAGCCTGAACAAGAACCAGAGGTTGAATCAGAACCCGAGGTTGAATCAGAACCAGAGCCTGAACAAGAACCAGAGGTTGAATCAGAACCAGAGCTGACTGCAGAGCCAGAGATTGAAGTGGTTGCAGAGCCTGAGCCTGAAGTCGTTGCAGAGCCTGAGGTGGTTCCAGAGCTCGAACCAGAGCCAGAGGTCGTCCCTGAAGTGGAGCCAGAGCCTGTTGTGGAGGAGGTCACACCAGAATCTGTAGAGGCTGTGACTGTGGAGATAAAGCCGGTGGAAACCACAGTAGAGGAGGTTCCTGTGGTGGAGGAGGCACTTGTCGAGGACGTGACAGTGGAAGAGGTTCCTGCAGAGAAGCCTGCACAGTCTCAAGCCAAAG AACATGAGGAAGCGGTGTCAGCAGGCCCGGCACTGAGGGACCGCTCCCACATCGAGGACACGCTGCGATTGGCTGCTGCTGAACCCTCAGCAGAGTTATCAG CTGCTATGAAGAAGCTTCTGAACATATACCACACAGCCATCAAGCCAATGGAGCAGGCCTTCAAGTACAATGAGCTCAGGCAGCATGAAGTCACAG ATGGTGAGATCACCTCGAAGCCCATGGTTTTGTTCCTGGGGCCGTGGAGCGTCGGCAAGTCCTCCATGATCAACTACCTGCTGGGTCTTCACGGCACCTCCCAGGGACTCTACACAG GTGCTGAGCCCACCACCTCTGAGTACACAGTCCTGATGCACGGTGAGAAGTCTCGGACCGTAGAGGGCATCGTCATGGCAGCAGACAGCTCTCGGTCCTTCTCCCCCCTGGAGAAGTTCGGCCAAGGCTTCCTGGAGCGGCTGGTGGGCATCGAGATGCCCCACAAGCTGCTGGAGACGGTCACCTTCGTCGACACGCCCGGCATCATTGAAAACCGCAAACAGCAGGAGAGAG GTTACCCCTACAGTGAGGTGTGTCAGTGGTTCATCGATCGAGCCGATCTGATCTTCCTGGTGTTCGACCCCACCAAGCTGGACGTGGGTGGGGAGCTGGAGATGCTCTTCAGGCAGATGAAGGGCCGTGAGTCCCAGATTCGCCTCATCCTGAACAAGGCCGACAGTCTCTCCACGCAGGACCTGATGAGGGTCTATGGAGCCCTGTTCTGGAGCATGGCACCCCTGATCAATGTCACCGAGCCTCCTCGGGTTTACGTGAGCTCCTTCTGGCCTCTGGACTACGCCGCGGACACCAGCCGAGAGCTCTTCATGAAGGAGGAGACCTCGCTGCTGGAGGACCTCAACCAG GTGATTGAGAATCAGATAGAGAACAAGATTGCTTTCATCCGCCAGCATGGCATCCGTGTGCGCATCCACGCCCTGCTGGTCGACCGGTACCTCCAGACCTACTACGACAAACTGGGCTGGTTTAGCGACCCCCATGAGGTGTTCCAAGACATCGTCAACGATCCGGACAAGTACTACATCTTCAAATCCATTCTCGCCAAAACCAACGTCAGTAAGTTCGACCTGCCCAACAAAGAGGCCTACCAGGACTTCTTTGGTGTCAACCCGGTTTCCAGCTTCAAGCAGCTCTCCTACCACTGCAGCTGGACCAGCGGCTGTCTGCTGGAGAAGATAGAGAGAGCCATCTCGCACGAGCTCCCGGCTCTGCTCAGCAGTGTCAGCAAGGCCGCAGACACGCCTGCCCCGGCGAAGGCCGCACCATCACCTCCGCCTCCACTTCCTGGCACCTGTGAGGGTTCTGGGTGTGAGGAGAAACCCAGGAATCGCTGGAGGAAGCaatga
- the LOC141005665 gene encoding transcription factor AP-4-like codes for MEYFMMPTEKIPSLQQFKKTEKDVIGGLCSLANIPLSPETAQDQERRIRREIANSNERRRMQSINAGFQSLKTLLPHTDGEKLSKAAILQQTADYIFALEQEKTTLLAQNNQLKRFIQEFSGSSPKRRRAEEKDEGIGSPDTLEEEKVEELRREMLELRQQLDKERSARMQMEEQVRSLDTQMSPERLKVITQQVEEEQAILQSQTLLRLQQIHAADRQTHSPQVLAPPTPPAPTHHPTVIVPAPTLTQHPPHHVTVVTMSPSVHTSTVSTSRQNLDTIVQAIQHIERTQERRASAEEEQRRAVIVSPAHVAMDTACSDTDTDTEGEDCSMN; via the exons ATGGAATATTTCATGATGCCGACAGAGAAGATACCGTCCTTACAGCAGTTCAAGAAGACGGAGAAGGATGTTATCGGGGGTCTCTGCAG CCTGGCCAACATCCCCCTCAGTCCGGAGACAGCCCAGGACCAGGAGAGACGAATCCGCCGCGAGATTGCCAACAGCAACGAACGCCGGCGCATGCAGAGCATCAACGCAGGCTTCCAGTCCCTCAAAACACTCCTGCCCCACACGGACGGAGAGAAACTCAGCAAG GCGGCTATCCTGCAGCAGACGGCGGACTACATCTTTGCCTTGGAGCAGGAAAAGACGACGCTCCTGGCACAGAACAACCAGCTCAAACGCTTCATCCAG GAGTTTAGCGGCTCATCACCTAAGAGGAGGCGAGCAGAGGAGAAGGACGAAGGGATCGGCTCTCCAGAcacactggaggaggagaaagtggaggagctgaggagggaGATGTTAGAGCTGCGACAGCAACTGGACAAGGAGCGCTCGGCTCGTATGCAGATGGAGGAGCAG gtgcGATCTCTTGACACCCAGATGAGCCCCGAGCGTCTGAAGGTGATCAcccagcaggtggaggaggagcaggcgATCCTCCAGAGCCAGACACTGTTACGGCTGCAGCAGATCCACGCcgctgacagacaaacacacagtccacag GTGCTGGCTCCACCCACTCCCCCCGCCCCAACCCACCACCCCACGGTCATTGTCCCAGCCCCAACACTAACTCAGCACCCCCCCCATCACGTCACCGTCGTGACCATGAGCCCGTCTGTCCACACCAGCACCGTGTCAACATCCAGACAGAACCTGGACACTATTGTGCAG GCAATCCAGCACATCGAGCGCACTCAGGAGAGGAGAGCGAGTGCCGAGGAGGAGCAAAGGCGAGCGGTCATCGTTAGCCCTGCGCACGTCGCCATGGACACCGCCTGCTCAGACACAGACACCGACACAGAGGGGGAGGACTGCTCGATGAACTGA